In Streptomyces sp. NBC_00414, a single window of DNA contains:
- a CDS encoding phosphatase, translating into MLSTGTLRAHLLAARLAGTVATSREVSLRSYRLFAARDPRLTIGLDPEWTWKQSDLIALMAEKCGVSGDPRHTSGLDVIDPDRTLAALDAFAERLAEAARNRSPVLLGTGHPHRLLGFYAALADALSAAGCTVLTPAHGHCVDITTRFGLRTYNLDYVRGVALVREPGAQGAGRSTGAHTHSPLPVRAVLAAAAEAGGPLPKLVVGDHGWVCGAGQLGFEAIGLGDTDDPALFVGEAEGRVSVVVPLDDAVRSDYYRPLTRYVLNRACLSQ; encoded by the coding sequence GTGTTGAGTACCGGAACGTTGCGGGCGCACCTGCTGGCGGCGAGGCTGGCCGGGACCGTGGCCACCTCGCGTGAGGTGAGCCTCAGGAGTTATCGGCTGTTCGCCGCGCGGGATCCGCGGCTGACGATCGGACTCGATCCCGAATGGACCTGGAAGCAGTCCGACCTGATCGCCTTGATGGCGGAGAAGTGTGGCGTATCGGGTGATCCGCGGCATACCTCCGGACTCGATGTGATCGATCCCGACCGGACTCTGGCGGCGCTCGACGCCTTCGCGGAGCGGCTTGCGGAAGCCGCGCGGAACCGTTCCCCGGTGCTGCTCGGCACCGGACATCCGCACCGACTGCTCGGCTTCTACGCCGCTCTCGCGGACGCTCTGTCGGCGGCTGGATGTACCGTCCTCACCCCCGCGCATGGTCACTGTGTCGACATAACGACCCGGTTCGGTCTACGCACGTACAACCTTGACTACGTACGGGGAGTCGCGCTGGTGCGGGAACCCGGGGCGCAGGGTGCCGGTCGCTCGACCGGCGCGCACACGCACTCCCCCCTCCCGGTTCGGGCCGTCCTGGCCGCCGCGGCGGAGGCCGGGGGGCCGCTTCCGAAACTCGTGGTGGGAGACCATGGATGGGTCTGCGGGGCAGGTCAGCTGGGGTTCGAGGCCATCGGCCTGGGTGACACCGATGATCCCGCGCTGTTCGTCGGCGAGGCAGAGGGGCGGGTGTCCGTCGTCGTTCCACTTGATGACGCTGTGCGGTCTGATTACTACCGACCGCTTACTCGCTATGTACTCAATCGAGCGTGTCTGTCACAGTAG
- a CDS encoding acetoin utilization protein AcuC — translation MSGRAQLMWDEAVTGYDFGPDHPMDPVRLALTRRLVDAFGLDREMDVVSAKPAGDSTLRLVHREDYVEAVKAASVDPRAADGAYGLGTMDDPAFAGMHEVSALIAGQSVGAAEAVWRGDAVHAVNFAGGLHHAMPGGASGFCIYNDASLAIARLLELGAERVAYVDVDVHHGDGVQAAFWEDPRVLTVSLHEHPRTLFPQTGWPEETGAAGAEGSAVNVALPAGTGDAGWLRAFHSVVPELVADFRPQVLVTQHGADTHFEDPLAHLAVSLDAQRAVQVACHELAHEYAEGRWVALGGGGYAVVDVVPRSWTHLVAIAAGREVAPSSVIPESWRQEVFARTRQLGPVRMTDGRWPVSFVGWEAGYDPADRLDQAVLAARRAVFPLRGLLA, via the coding sequence ATGAGCGGCCGCGCACAGCTGATGTGGGACGAGGCAGTAACGGGCTATGACTTCGGCCCGGATCATCCGATGGATCCGGTCCGGCTGGCGCTGACCCGGCGGCTGGTCGACGCCTTCGGGCTCGACCGGGAGATGGACGTCGTCTCGGCCAAGCCCGCCGGCGACTCGACCCTGCGCCTGGTGCACAGAGAGGACTACGTCGAGGCGGTCAAGGCCGCTTCCGTGGATCCCCGGGCGGCCGACGGGGCGTACGGGCTCGGGACCATGGACGATCCCGCCTTCGCCGGTATGCATGAGGTGTCCGCCCTGATCGCCGGGCAGTCGGTGGGCGCGGCCGAGGCCGTGTGGCGGGGCGACGCGGTGCACGCGGTGAACTTCGCGGGCGGGCTGCATCATGCGATGCCTGGGGGCGCGTCCGGGTTCTGTATCTACAACGACGCCTCGCTGGCCATCGCCCGGCTGCTGGAGCTCGGGGCCGAGCGGGTCGCGTACGTGGATGTGGACGTGCACCACGGGGACGGCGTGCAGGCCGCGTTCTGGGAGGACCCGCGGGTGCTGACGGTGTCGCTGCACGAGCATCCGCGCACGCTGTTCCCGCAGACGGGGTGGCCCGAGGAGACCGGGGCCGCCGGGGCGGAGGGCTCCGCCGTGAACGTGGCGCTGCCGGCCGGGACCGGGGACGCGGGGTGGCTGCGGGCCTTCCACTCCGTGGTGCCGGAACTGGTCGCCGACTTCCGGCCGCAGGTGCTGGTCACCCAGCACGGGGCCGATACGCATTTCGAGGATCCGCTCGCTCATCTCGCGGTGTCGCTGGACGCGCAGCGGGCCGTGCAGGTGGCCTGTCATGAGCTGGCGCACGAGTACGCCGAGGGGCGGTGGGTCGCTCTCGGTGGGGGCGGGTATGCCGTGGTGGATGTCGTGCCGCGGTCCTGGACGCATCTGGTGGCGATCGCCGCGGGGCGGGAGGTGGCGCCCTCGTCCGTCATTCCCGAGAGTTGGCGGCAGGAAGTGTTCGCTCGTACGCGGCAGTTGGGGCCCGTGCGGATGACCGACGGGCGGTGGCCCGTGTCGTTCGTCGGGTGGGAGGCTGGGTACGACCCTGCGGATCGGCTGGACCAGGCGGTGTTGGCCGCTCGGCGGGCCGTGTTTCCCCTGCGGGGGTTGTTGGCCTAG